A DNA window from Budorcas taxicolor isolate Tak-1 chromosome 14, Takin1.1, whole genome shotgun sequence contains the following coding sequences:
- the C14H8orf33 gene encoding UPF0488 protein C8orf33 homolog, translating into MAAPGHPARETAAAPGPGRPTCRDAASRTKKQKKKTRDGSSVANGSGKTPEKQAPEEAPLSAEAQAEQLARELAWCVEKLELGLKMQRPTPKQKEQALGAIRTLRSQRTPLPRKRQLMRSLFGDYRAQIEAEWREALQALRTAAHSAQVQPVSEAARKKSRRVCRPRPEGRSKGTLDTCDEEFRFNFF; encoded by the exons ATGGCG GCTCCAGGACATCCTGCTCGGGAGACAGCGGCAGCCCCAGGCCCAG GGCGCCCTACGTGCCGTGACGCTGCCTCGAGGACcaagaagcaaaagaagaaaacccGGGATGGGTCGTCTGTTGCCAATGGAAGCGGGAAGACCCCAGAAAAGCAGGCCCCCGAGGAAGCCCCCCTAAGCGCAGAGGCCCAG GCTGAGCAGCTGGCTCGGGAACTGGCCTGGTGCGTGGAAAAGCTGGAGCTGGGACTGAAGATGCAGAGACCCACCCCTAAGCAGA AAGAACAAGCTCTTGGAGCAATCCGAACCTTGCGCAGCCAGAGAACCCCCCTGCCCCGGAAGAGGCAGCTGATGCGCTCTTTGTTTGGGGACTACAGGGCTCAGATAGAAGCCGAGTGGCGCGAGGCCCTGCAGGCTCTCAGGACTG CTGCCCACTCAGCCCAGGTGCAGCCTGTAAGTGAGGCTGCCAGAAAGAAGAGCCGAAGGGTCTGCAGACCTCGTCCAGAAGGAAGGTCCAAGGGCACCTTGGATACTTGTGATGAAGAGTTTaggtttaatttcttttag